The Populus alba chromosome 13, ASM523922v2, whole genome shotgun sequence genome contains the following window.
ATATCCCTAAACCCTTAACCATCAAACCCTAAACACCTAATAATACGCGCTCAACCCTAGCAACCCTCTAAATGACAACCCTTCTAAAGCCTCTCACACCTCACACCCTCAACCCTCAACCTAAAACCCTCAACCCTCAACCCTAAACTGCTCATAACACCCGCTTACTAAACCCCTTATAAGccactaaaccctaaaccctacaaCCTAAACCTCTTAAACCCTTAAACCCATAAAACCCTAACACCCTTAAAAACCCCTAACAACCCTaataaccctaaccctaaaccctaataaCCCTAAAAActccaaaacccaaaaccctaaacccttataacccaaaccctaaacctctAAAACCCTAATACcacttaaacttttttttcctttttttttctggattcAATTAAgttgtatttgaaaaaaagaaaagaatatatacatagatCACGAGGGGCACTTCCCAACGATTGCTTAAACTAGCAAAGAAGATAACGCACTATAAACTGTGAGCATTTAAACTAGAAGAATGCCAAACATGCATCctgtaaaacatatttttaaacatagattaataaaagtttagtTTCAATAAGAACAAAACTTGCATGCGGACCGGCTACTGTGCAACCCAGGAACcccagagagaaaaaaaatttgttgttcttccactttttttgtttttcatttgatcCGCTAAGATTAGAACGTTCATGTTAGGCTGATGGAGGAGGCTGCATAGCTCGGTTTCTGAAGTTCGCCCAGGTGCTTCTGAATTGTTTGGAAATTTGTCCTTTGCATCCTTCTCCATCAGACTGATCTGATTAGTTGCAAAATTTCCCACTCTAAGTCCTGCGGACTTTATAAGCTTGGTTGAAAATTCTTGTTGTTTCtctcaaccaaacaaaataaacagtGATGATAGTATTTGTCGTGCCTAGGAGATTAGAGAAAACCTTGTTGTCCCCCTCAATCTTGAGCAGTCCCAAATAAGTATCAAATCATGCCAAGACATATTGGCCATATTTATGAGACTTTTTTACTTTGAGAGTCTTCCATACCCATAGCTGAGTAGTTGCATTTGAAGAACAGGTGCCATCGGTGTGTTCGTCTGTAGTCCACAAAGTGAGCATGTGGCAGACGAGATGACATGGAAAGAAAGGAGCATGTCCTTTGTGTGCAAACGTTCCATGGAAGCAAGCCAGGGATAATGAATGCAGCCGAGAACGTATATGTTCAGGAAACCAGACTTTGAGATGAAAATGGAGGTTTGATTGGCTTTATCTCTTAGCAACTCCCAAGCAGAGTCGATAGAAAATGTGCCGTTGGACGTCCTTTCCATTTGTAAAAATGTCCGGGCCTTGATTAGGATGAGGGAGGAACTGAATTATAGAATTTTTTCCACAAACCTGATTGTCGGAGATGACCATTCGGGAAGACCAACTGCCTGCTGAAATTAATAGAAGAAACCTTCTTGCATCCCAAGCAAAAAACCAGTTCTGGTCGTTAGCTGGCGGAAAGGATGAATGTCACAAAATCCTTTTCCCACTGGCAACCAGTAAATCCAGCCATAGAAAATGTTTGCAAACCATTTCCTatccttggaggaaaataaGCTTTGCTCCAACTTACTTTACTTAGGAGAATCTTCGCCAAGACCAAGAAAGCATTTGATGGACAATTATAGAAGCCAGAAGCAGCGACCTTCTTAGCATGGATTGAATGCACCCAAGAACCCAAACTGAAGTTTTTCTGTAAAGCACGTCtccaaatatgttttaaaatgcgCCCGGTtccaagttttgatttttttatcccaacCTCCCTCCTTAATAGGATAGCATAACCGAATCCCACGCCACCTTTGCTCCTTGATGAGGAAGAGAATGTACCCTTCCAAAGAAAAGCTGTAAAATGCTCTCAATTGTTCCTTATTACATGAAAACCCGGAACTTGCAGCAAAGGCAGCATGAAACAAAACTTGACCAATAAACTTGAATTGAGAAAAGTGTGGACTTTATAAGCTGAAGCCGACCTGCATAGGAAAGAGAGGCTGCAGTCCAAAGTTTAATTCTGTTGATGATCCTTTCTAGCAGTGGTAGACAATGTTGATACGTTAGTCTGGAGCTAATCAATGGAACACCGAGATATTTAACTGGAAGAGTTCCTGGCTTGAAACCCAAAAGCTAGTCTGTAATTGCAGCCTGGTAGTCTCTGGCTTTTTACCCCCGAAAGAAACACAAGGCTCTTGGTATGGTTGACAGTTCAAGCCAGATATAGTTGAGAAGTAGTCCAAAGACTTCTAACACACTGGAACTGAGCGCCAAATCTCGCACTGGCAAAAATCATGAGGTCGTCCGCAAAACATAAGGGGTATTCTATTCGGCTTGCATCTCCAATGGAACTGGAATCCGGGTCGCGCCAGAAGCTTCTGTGAGAATCCTCTCCAAGAAACCTCCATGCAGAACAAACAGTAAGGGGACAGGGGTCCCCCTGCCCATCCTCTACTGGACTTGAAAAGCCATGGGACTCACCATTTAGACCAACTGAGAATGAGCTGGGATATACATGTATAAATCCAGGTTAAACCATGCACTCAAGGGATACCTACAGCTCTAAGACCCTTCAGAAGATACTTCCCAGTGACCATGTCAAGCTTTCCGAAGATCCACTTTAAGGGCGCATTTTGGGGGGGGGCCATTGTCAAGGTGATAGTTATTCGCATTAGTTCTTGAGTTGAGAGAACATATTGAAATCTGCCTGCCGGGACAAAAGGCAGATTGGGAACTGTTGATCACGTTAGGAAGAATAGTTTTCAGCCTAGTCGCCAAAACCTTTGAGATGCATTTGTAGGTGACATTACAGCACGAGATAGGCCTGAAATCATCCATGCAGGAGGGGTGTTCAACTTTCGGTACCAAAGCAATCCTGGTTGCATTTATACAACGAGGCAggaagtttttttcaaaaaaatatttgatggcCTCTGTGAATTCAGTTCCTATTATCTCCCAGCTGCTTTTGAAGAAAGTTGATGTGAACCCATCCGGGCCAGGAGCTTTGCTGTCTGAAATGGAGAACAAAGCTTGCTTGATTTCTTCTGCAGATATTGGTTGTACCAGACCTGCAATCAGGTTGGGCTACAGGGATAGTTGATGAGAGTATAGCCTATCAACATTTTTCTTCACATGGAGGGGGGTTGAACATGTTTTGGAAATGCTTTACTGCCAGCTGCCCAAGGTCCTCCTGATTGTTGACTCTATTACCTTGCTCATCCATTAGCATATGAATTCGATTCCTGGTGGTCCGGTGAACTAAGGATCTGTGGAAGAACTTGGTGTTTCGGTCCCCCAGCTGGAGCCATTGGATTCGTGATCTCTGCTTATAAAATGCTTCTTCATCTTTGCAAAGCTGATTGTGTTTCCCAGCCAGTAACCTTTCCTTGGCCAAAAATTCAGTGGAGTCAGGGGAACCATCCAAATCCAACTGAGCTGATTGCCATTGAGATTTAATCACTGCAACCCTACTGGAGATATGACTAGATTCCCTTTTATGCAAACTATGAACCGTAGTGAGTGCTTAACAATACGTAGCTTCATGGTAAGCCTGAACATTGGATTACCTGTTATCTGAGTTTGCCATGCAATCCTGACCAGGTCTAGAAACTCACTTTTTTCTGCCCAGAAGTTTAAGAACTTGAAAGGGGAAGGGGGGCGTGGCTCAGGAGTGCTGAATTCCAGTAACATTGAGCTATGATCTGAATAATCCCTTGGAAGGAACCGAGAGTGAGCAGTTGGCCAAGTggagagaaaagagtgattgcTAAATACCCAATCCAATTTCTTCATGATGGCATTTTCCCCCTGCTGGCCATTATGCCATGTAAAATTCATTCCTGTGTGGGGTATTTCAATCAACTCCGAATCTTGGATGCATTTACCAAATGCATCATGGTGGCCATTACCAGCTAGTTCACCCCTATCCTATTGCTGGACTTGAGGATAGCATTGAAATCTCCCAAAATGATCCACGGAGAGGAGGAAAAGATAGGGGCTTGATGTTTCATATAATTCCACAACAATTCCCGGCCAGCAGGGGTATTAAGACCATATACAAATGTGATCTTAAAAGCAGTATTTGTGGCAAGTGCAATTGACATTCACATGTCATCCATTTGATCAGAGCTGTTGCAAACAAGAATGCGAAATTATAGTAGGATCCCAACCCACCATCACACGACCGCTAGAGGAGGCAGTAACATTCGAAACGAATTTCCAAGTAGCCAGTTGCAACTTTGTGATTACAGCCTCCATGTTTGCTGAAACAACTTTAGTTTCCAACAAACCAATGATACCCAACATATTTTTATTCCCCAGTTCTCggaataattttttgtttgaggGCATTGAGCCCCCATATATTCCAACAACCTATTTTAtacataaatatatgaaataaattgaTAGAACATAATTATAAGATAGTAAAAGGCCCTAAAGCCTTCCGTTgtttcttccctttctttttttttgattttggtgATGGTGGGGGAGGAATACCTTGGTTGAGAGATGAGATATCAAGGAGATTGCCAGCAGTCGAGGTTGAAGATTCACTGCCACTTTCTATAGATGCCATTCTGCTCTCCACACAATTAGCAAAGCCAGTGATGAGATGTTGACTTTCCTCTATAGATAGAGGATCACAGGCGGAGTCTTGGTCTGAACCACCATCCTCTTCTTCAGGAATGAGCCCTAGTATAGGTCCTTGGCGTATAGATGATCGAATTTGTTGTTGAGCTTGGTTGTGGGAGGGGGGTAAGCTAAGACTTTTTCTTCTGGGGTGCAACTTGAGGGTGCAACTGCCATTGCCATTGCTTGACAAAATCTTCCCTGATGGATATCGGTCTTGGCTAATATATCCTATAGTTTTGCTTGCCTTATCTTGAACTGCTTCTGGCTCGATGATAGGTGAAGCAAATAGTAGTGTGATTGTTTTATCAATGGGGCAATTATAGGCTGTGATTGCACACTAGCAATTGAGAAAGCTACTAGTGCTGGGGTTGATGGATCAGTAGATGAAAAGGATTTCTGATTTGGCAGCTGATTGACTGGATTACCAGAGCTAATTGTGCTTGATCTTTGTCCACTGCAATGGGGCTGATGGTTTTTGGATGGGAAGAATGAGCCGGCAAAACAGAATCAACATGTGATTTACCTTTGTCCAACACAATGGGTGGTGGTTTGTAACAGTTGTGTCCGAAAACCTTACATTTGTCACAGCTTTGGGGCTTCCATTCATATTCTACCGTGACTGTGATTGGTGCAGTAGAGAGGGGACTCTCAATCTCAAGCTATGAATAAAAGGTAAACGGCAGCATCAACTTCAACACAAATTCTGGCATACTTCTAGCGGTGCAGCTGTATGTAAGTTCATCGCAGGATAACGGACGGCCTACCATGCTTGCGGCCAAACTGAGTCCCTGCTTGGACCATAGAGGGAAGGGCAGACCGTGAAGTCTAATCCACACTGGAAGGGTGGAAATCTTGTTCTTATCAAATTGAAACCGTGGGTGCCATTGTTGGAGGATGATATTTTTGCCTCCAAACATCCATGGCCCTTTCTCTAATACAGCTTGCATCTTTTCTTCAGTATTGAACCGGAATATCATAAATCCATTAGCAGTTGTCATAACATTTTCTAGGCCATACTGACGCCAGCCCTTGGATCAGCAATAGAATTGACAGCATGGAATGGCATTCTGAATCCTGGAAAGAAGCCTATCATGCACCGGTTCCATTGGCTAGAGTTTTCCATGAGGATTTCTTCTGTGACTTTGAGGCTGTGACCAATAGGTTGGCGGGGGAGTGGATCCAGGGTGAATCGAGTACTAGAGTCTGAAACTCTTACTCTGTCCGCCCATGAGTTTTAAAGTAGCCGGTTGAGTTTGTGGCATGGGTTTGGTTTTTTGACATGATTCTATGTGGGTTTTTTTGGGATCTTAGAGTGCAGTTTAAGGCAGTATGTGAAGAAGGTGGAGACGGTGGGAATATAGTTCAGTCACGAGGTTAAGAATCTGTTCGGGTCAGGCAGGAAGAGATGATGTAGATGAAGATGGTGGGTTTGCAAAAGGATAGGCAATCAGCCGGTAGGCAGTTAGAGGACCTGCAAGTCGTCTTCTTCCAAGTCGCCGAAAGGAGCTGACTCTCTTGCCCATTTTCCctccctaaaaccctaaaccctaaaccctaaaccctaaaccctaaaccctaaaaaacctaaaaaaaccctaaccctaaaccctaaccctcaaccctaaccctaaaccctcaaCCCTAAACCCGTCAAACCCTCAACCCTCAACCCTCAACCCTAAACCTCAACCCTCAACCCCCTCCTAAACACACTAAACCCtcaaccctaaacccttaaaccctaaaaaaccctaaaccctcaaccctaaaaccctaaaccctctaAACCCGTAAACCCTTAACCCTAAAACCCCAAAAACCCCAACCCCAGCCCAACCcaacccaaacccaaaccctGACATATGAACCCCAAAACCcccaaaaaaccctaaaccctaaaccctaaactccAAACCGGGCTAAACCCAAAATCCCAAAAACCcttaaacctaaaccctaaaaccctaaaccctaaaccctaaatgaaccctaaaccctaaaccctaaaccctcaaaaccctaaaccccaaaccccaaaaccctaaacccaaaaccctaaaccctgaaccctaaaaccctaaaacgcTGAACCCTgaaaccctgaaccctgaaaCCCTGAACtcctgaaccctgaaccctaaaacccaaacccaaactACCTAAACCccaacccaaaaccctaaaccctaaaccctaaatccttaaatcctaaaccctaaacctaaaccccaaaaccccaaacccaaaccctaaacccccctaaaaccctaaacccaaaaaacccctaaacccctaaaaccctaaaccataaaacccttaaaccctaacccctaaaccctaacctttAAACCCGAGaacccgaaacccgaaaccctaaaccctaaaccgaAACCCCGAAACACCAAACCCgaaaaccccaaaccctaaactcgaaaccccaaaccctaaaccctaaaccctaaacccgaaacctcaaacccgaaaccccaaaacccaaaccctaatcttaattttaaactatttgCAGATAGATTtaacactattaaatattagctttttttataaaattttttaataattttttaaaatattattactattaaaaaaaacttaaattttatttcagataataaaaaaatcataaaaacttgGATCATATAagtttagtattattatttttatataaatattacttggtattacaattaatattataatattatttttggattagCCTTTAACTTTGTAGATAGATTtaacattattaaatattagtgttttttattttttatgctaaaaaacatTAGTCGTTTGCGTTGCTTGGACACCCCCACTAGTACTGTTGATTAACTTTTgtagttgtggttttaaaaaaacaattattttataaaaaaagcacTTTAGTTAAGATTagaaatttgatatttatatatgttttgtaaAACTGCGgttaaaattaagattgaacaaaaagtagtttaatgtgtttgtgttaaaatgttttttaaattgaagttaaaaataactaatatatatacacaccactaatggttttttaatttaaatattattagattaactattattattatattatatcattgaaataaataatacttgtatataaaatatttttttattaaaattatctgtaattttattccgtataaaatttatctaataaaaattataatttctatgattttttaaaatatataataaaattaaataaaatattattcggAATTTGAGATTAAAGTGggagtgaaaagaaaaaaaaaaaaaaaaaaaaaaaaaacagcggaGCAAGGAACGaatggaagaagaaagaaaagaaaagaaaatggaaacagAAAAGACTTTGAAATATTGCAAATTCCCTCTCTTTCTATCTATGTAATAGCATATAACAATCCTCTCTTCGCGTGCCAGAGCGGTTAGCAAACGTCAGCAGCGCTTCAATTTTATCTCATTGAAATCAAATCATTTAGCAGTTAGGTGTACTTGTTTTGTATAACCCTATACTAAATTTATTACCTCGAAGCAAGGCCTCCGTCAGTCAGATCTCCTCTCCTCCCCTCTCCCTAACTAATATCCTCGTAAGCCGGCGGTTTCATTTCTATCATCGCAATAGTCATCGATTTAATACTACCacttttgtcattttatttatttattagcaaGAGGAATTAATTcatgcctttttttattttttcatattttctcctctctctttacTGACAGTAATGATTCAGTTAGGGTTTGCGATTTCCAAAGCTTCTCTTTCCTCCTTCCAGTCTTGCGAAGATTATTAACTCATTGTTTCTCCTGAGGTTTGTTTGTATTAACTTCTTACgctcgttattttttttaagtcggtaactaatttttctttttctttttgggatTATTGTAGGCACGCATTTTTTGGAGTGTGGTGGATTAGTTATTTACCTTGCTTGCTCACAATGGCTGAATTGCTGCCAATTTACTTTAGCGTAATTGCTTTCTTCTGCGCCTTGGGAGCTATGGCTTTGGCCATTTTCCACATCTACAGGCACCTTTTGAATTATACTGAACCTACTTATCAGAGATACATTGTCCGCATCATCTTTATGGTCCCGGTTTgtgcttctcttctttctcactTGCtgctattatatttataatagttCAATAAGAAACATGAAGGCAAAAAGGGTAAGCTGGTTGTTACtgaggattatatatatatataagttatatatatatatagagagagagagatgaggagagagagagagatttattAAATAACCAAGAtagtaaataatgaaaaaaaacatgtgcatATAATCTAGCGGACTTTGTGTtttctatgttttaaaaaaatggaaaaggagTGAGTAGAAAGAGGTTTTATTAATAATCAAGATGTTGTATAACGAAACAATGGCATAATTTGTGTcgttaaagttaaaaaaaaaaaagtggaagaGATGATTTGTTATGGAATTTCTAGTTGTCGTTAATACAAAGACCGCATTATTTACTAAAGTTACTGGAAGAGTGAGGTTTATCATAGATGAATAGCCCGCTAACTGGACAGGCAAAATTGAATAGGTTGGCTATTGTCTACGTATCCAGACTTTCTTAGTAGTGGAGtgagaaataaatgaagaaaaaatgctCCTTTTCACAGAGACTTGCTAGGAGCAACAATCTGTTTTCTTCCACCACCCTTTCCAGGTTATTTTAGAGTTGTTTGGCTGgctttcatttaataaaaatccttCACCCTCAGCAGCTAGTTAAACATATTCAAAATGCATATTTGTGAACGGATGGTCTCAAAATTCGCAGAAGCATACTTTAGTGCTTGTTAGTTGATTCGCAAATTGTGTTGGAAACAATCTGTTTGTCCTGTTCCTTTAACTGCTTCAGAAAGGATGTAACTGAGAGAATTTTCTATTGGTTTCAAACGTCACCAGGTTTATGCATTGCTGTCTTTCTTGTCCCTGATTTTTCCAGAGAGTTCCTATCTATTTTCAATTCCATATGTGGAAGTTAAGCGTAACAtgtatttcatttaattaaaaaattgcagGAGCTCTATCTATTTATATACAGCGTATAGAGATCTGTATTTATATCCAAATGTCACAACATATTTTCTATCAAAATAGCAGGCATCTGCAAACATTCCCACTTGATCTTGGAATTATTGATTACTTGTCATCGACAATT
Protein-coding sequences here:
- the LOC140954450 gene encoding uncharacterized protein encodes the protein MTTANGFMIFRFNTEEKMQAVLEKGPWMFGGKNIILQQWHPRFQFDKNKISTLPVWIRLHGLPFPLWSKQGLSLAASMLEIESPLSTAPITVTVEYEWKPQSCDKCKVFGHNCYKPPPIVLDKGKSHVDSVLPAHSSHPKTISPIAVDKDQAQLALCAITAYNCPIDKTITLLFASPIIEPEAVQDKASKTIGYISQDRYPSGKILSSNGNGSCTLKLHPRRKSLSLPPSHNQAQQQIRSSIRQGPILGLIPEEEDGGSDQDSACDPLSIEESQHLITGFANCVESRMASIESGSESSTSTAGNLLDISSLNQANMEAVITKLQLATWKFVSNVTASSSGRVMDRGELAGNGHHDAFGKCIQDSELIEIPHTGMNFTWHNGQQGENAIMKKLDWVFSNHSFLSTWPTAHSRFLPRDYSDHSSMLLEFSTPEPRPPSPFKFLNFWAEKSEFLDLVRIAWQTQITAQLDLDGSPDSTEFLAKERLLAGKHNQLCKDEEAFYKQRSRIQWLQLGDRNTKFFHRSLVHRTTRNRIHMLMDEQGLVQPISAEEIKQALFSISDSKAPGPDGSFSVGLNGESHGFSSPVEDGQGDPCPLTVCSAWRFLGEDSHRSFWRDPDSSSIGDASRIEYPLCFADDLMIFASARFGAQFQCVRSLWTTSQLYLA